Proteins encoded in a region of the Bernardetia sp. genome:
- a CDS encoding PP2C family protein-serine/threonine phosphatase encodes MDKKVILCVDDELIILNSLKQELSERFAETMIIEVAESGDEGLEIIDFFREKGKEVVLIISDYIMPQMKGDEFLIEAHKVLPNTMKILLTGQASLEGVTNAVNKTNLYRYIPKPWKTRDLIMTVEGAIENYNKDKLLKSQNRQIQSSIRYAERIQSAVLPSSKYLSEVFPNHFVFYQPKDVVSGDFYWAREEGNKTIIAVADCTGHGVLGAFMSLIGHQLLNRAIVDKKIYSPEEILKNMNTAIRNVWSEKQVNSREGMEVAICVIDKEEKKLSFAGARRPICIIENGSLNYIKGDRAGIEGKENAFYSKHEFDLRPNTQIYLYSDGYQDQFGGIQNRRFMSKNLRDLFVSIENKSSKEQLEEIASTFTEWKRNYDQIDDVLVLGIHL; translated from the coding sequence ATGGACAAAAAAGTAATTCTTTGTGTTGATGATGAACTTATTATCTTAAATAGTTTAAAACAAGAACTATCTGAACGTTTTGCTGAAACAATGATAATTGAAGTGGCAGAAAGTGGAGATGAAGGATTAGAAATTATTGATTTTTTTAGAGAAAAAGGCAAGGAAGTTGTTTTGATTATTTCAGATTATATCATGCCTCAAATGAAAGGAGATGAGTTTTTGATAGAAGCTCATAAGGTACTTCCCAATACAATGAAAATACTTTTGACAGGACAAGCAAGCCTAGAAGGAGTTACGAATGCTGTAAATAAGACAAATTTATACCGATATATCCCCAAACCATGGAAGACCAGAGACTTGATAATGACTGTTGAGGGAGCTATCGAAAATTATAATAAAGATAAATTATTAAAAAGTCAGAATAGACAAATACAATCTAGCATTCGATATGCAGAGCGTATTCAGTCGGCAGTATTACCTTCTTCTAAATACCTTTCAGAAGTATTTCCAAATCATTTTGTTTTTTACCAACCTAAAGATGTTGTGAGTGGAGATTTTTATTGGGCTAGGGAAGAAGGAAACAAGACAATTATTGCTGTGGCAGACTGTACAGGACACGGTGTTCTGGGGGCATTTATGTCATTGATTGGACATCAACTGCTTAATCGTGCTATTGTGGATAAAAAAATTTATTCTCCAGAAGAGATATTGAAAAATATGAACACTGCTATTAGAAACGTTTGGAGCGAAAAACAAGTTAATAGTCGTGAAGGAATGGAAGTCGCTATTTGTGTAATTGATAAAGAAGAAAAGAAACTTTCTTTTGCTGGGGCAAGAAGACCTATTTGTATAATAGAAAATGGTAGTCTTAACTATATAAAAGGAGATAGAGCAGGCATTGAAGGAAAAGAAAATGCTTTTTATAGCAAGCACGAGTTTGATTTGAGACCTAATACTCAAATTTATTTATATTCAGATGGTTACCAAGACCAGTTTGGAGGCATACAAAATAGGCGTTTCATGAGCAAAAACCTAAGAGATTTGTTTGTCTCAATAGAAAATAAATCATCAAAGGAGCAACTAGAAGAGATTGCTTCTACATTTACAGAGTGGAAAAGAAACTACGACCAGATAGATGACGTTCTTGTTTTAGGTATTCATTTATAA
- a CDS encoding glycosyltransferase gives MKYILFYTVNGLGLGHLSRCLAIARQLKKQDDSLVPLFFTASEGSHLLYQEGFAYYKVPSKTIARESKLLKRNLALSYSEILTSLVNTYRPVALVVDTFPLGSLNDLLSVLGLPLKWKKFFIHREQMNMNKEKIATQNFYDYIIAPHSEGSAEIPVPDSKRDDLFWSNEILIRETSELQTREEIRKKLGVSEDENLLLVNLGGGGDATTLKNYEQIFDLILNSSFLEEKIRLFVPKPPLNVSDALHQLFSTLPSSVILQTHYPLMELMPAFDCAISATGYNTFHELLACQIPTIFIPKSRGYDDQYSRAKRAFDAKAALFLEENQIQAELITTLQTLLHKKTELSQNALSFLKTDGAKRAAQFLIEKIKS, from the coding sequence TGGGGCTAGGACATCTTAGCCGTTGTTTGGCGATTGCTCGGCAACTCAAAAAGCAGGATGATTCGCTTGTACCTCTATTTTTTACAGCTTCGGAAGGCTCTCATTTGCTCTATCAAGAAGGATTTGCTTATTATAAAGTCCCTAGCAAGACGATAGCCAGAGAATCCAAACTTTTAAAACGTAACTTAGCCCTTTCTTATTCTGAAATATTGACTTCGCTCGTCAATACGTATCGTCCTGTGGCATTGGTAGTAGATACATTTCCACTTGGTTCGCTCAACGACTTGCTTTCTGTGTTGGGTTTGCCTCTAAAATGGAAAAAGTTTTTTATTCATAGAGAACAAATGAATATGAACAAAGAAAAAATAGCAACACAGAATTTTTATGACTACATCATTGCGCCTCATAGCGAAGGAAGTGCAGAAATTCCTGTTCCAGATTCGAAGAGAGATGATTTGTTTTGGAGTAATGAGATTTTGATACGAGAAACATCAGAACTACAAACTAGAGAAGAAATTAGAAAAAAGTTAGGCGTATCAGAAGATGAAAACCTACTTTTAGTTAATTTGGGAGGTGGAGGAGATGCCACAACACTTAAAAATTATGAACAGATTTTTGATTTGATTTTGAACTCATCTTTTTTGGAGGAAAAAATACGTTTGTTTGTACCAAAACCACCTTTAAACGTTTCAGATGCGCTTCATCAGCTCTTCTCAACACTGCCCTCTTCTGTTATTCTACAAACACACTATCCACTCATGGAACTGATGCCTGCCTTTGATTGTGCTATTTCAGCGACAGGCTACAATACATTTCATGAGCTTTTGGCTTGTCAAATTCCAACGATTTTCATTCCCAAATCAAGAGGTTACGACGACCAATATAGCAGAGCCAAACGAGCTTTTGATGCAAAGGCTGCTTTGTTTTTGGAAGAAAATCAAATTCAAGCCGAACTCATCACAACACTACAAACGCTATTACACAAAAAAACAGAACTCTCTCAAAATGCCTTATCTTTTCTCAAGACAGATGGAGCAAAGCGAGCAGCACAATTTTTGATAGAAAAAATAAAGAGTTAA
- a CDS encoding redoxin domain-containing protein, translated as MEDFKNSKWFQRLALATCFGLIVAVFASFWWQEWQYLLPTPIPDGYQEVFVGKQIPQDVILQVTQTQKQNNAQKKPIFLHFFSPFCPCSKFNIAHINYLVERYGNEIDFYAIIFNDSEYEMEFIDFSEKYNIPIPTILDQNNTIAASCGVYSTPQAAIITSEGKLFYKGNYNISRYCNNRDTNFAEQALGALLEGKNPPDFGELANKAYGCELPEDYFQ; from the coding sequence ATGGAAGATTTTAAAAATTCTAAATGGTTTCAACGGTTAGCTCTTGCTACTTGCTTTGGGCTAATAGTTGCTGTTTTTGCTTCTTTTTGGTGGCAAGAATGGCAATACCTTCTTCCTACTCCTATACCCGATGGATACCAAGAAGTTTTTGTAGGTAAGCAGATACCACAAGATGTTATCTTACAAGTTACGCAAACTCAAAAACAAAACAACGCTCAAAAGAAACCTATTTTTCTACACTTTTTTAGTCCTTTTTGTCCTTGTTCTAAATTTAATATTGCACATATTAATTATCTTGTTGAAAGATATGGAAATGAAATAGACTTTTATGCTATCATATTCAATGATTCAGAATATGAAATGGAATTTATTGATTTTTCTGAAAAATATAATATTCCTATTCCGACTATCTTAGACCAAAACAACACCATTGCTGCTTCTTGTGGAGTATATTCAACCCCACAAGCTGCCATCATAACTAGCGAAGGGAAACTATTTTACAAAGGGAATTACAATATCAGTAGATATTGCAACAACCGAGATACTAATTTTGCCGAACAAGCTCTAGGCGCACTCTTAGAAGGAAAAAATCCTCCAGATTTTGGAGAATTAGCTAACAAAGCATACGGTTGTGAGCTACCAGAAGACTATTTTCAATAA